The Euphorbia lathyris chromosome 2, ddEupLath1.1, whole genome shotgun sequence genome includes a window with the following:
- the LOC136219260 gene encoding probable L-type lectin-domain containing receptor kinase S.7, translated as MPPRKLHVFALLFVFFNFKHPSFLVFANNVSFDFSFLSIRNLTLLGDSYLRNGVIGLTRDVTVPSSSSGTAIYNYPIPFFDSESNTTASFSTRFTFSIDNVNPSSYGDGLAFFLSQDNRILGSAGGFLGLVNSSQLTKNKFVAIEFDTKHDTYFSDPNDNHVGLDIDSLESIKIADPILKGIDLKSGEPITTWIDYKNDLGLLKVFMSHSKLKPAKAVLSVQIDLSGYLKEAMYVGFSGSTEGSTELHLIQSWSFRTYAFLPVRPKAHPHNVSDSSVTVMVPPISRSNHKHNKVLGLGLGIAGPAFFCVFLVVFGYFSIKKWQKIQVVKSLKAELVTGPKEYNYKELSSATKGFHSSRIIGRGSFGNVYKAHFGTSGDVAAVKRSKHSHEGKADFVAELSIIACLRHKNLVQLQGWCVEKDELLLVYEFMPYGSLDKMLYQEREFGMFLTWSHRKKIAVGLASALTYLHQECEQQVIHRDIKTSNVMLDGNFNARLGDFGLARLMDHDKSPVSTLTAGTMGYLAPEYLHYGKATEKTDVFSYGVVILELACGKRPIERDPESQIMVNLVDWVWGLYGEGKIIEAADERLNKEFNEEEMKKLLLVGLSCANPDSLERPTIRRILQILNGEAEPVLVPKTKPTLTFSCGLQLTLDDIVSDCE; from the coding sequence ATGCCTCCAAGAAAGCTTCATGTTTTCGCTCTTCTCTTCGTTTTCTTCAATTTCAAACACCCCTCTTTTCTTGTATTCGCTAATAATGtcagttttgatttctctttTTTGTCTATCCGAAACCTCACTCTTCTCGGCGACTCCTATCTCCGGAACGGTGTAATTGGTCTCACACGTGATGTTACCGTCCCTTCTTCAAGCTCCGGTACTGCAATCTACAACTACCCAATTCCCTTCTTCGATTCTGAGTCTAACACCACTGCTTCTTTTTCAACAAGATTCACTTTCTCCATTGATAATGTCAATCCGAGCTCCTACGGCGATGGGTTAGCGTTTTTCCTTTCACAGGACAACCGAATTTTGGGAAGCGCCGGTGGGTTCTTGGGTCTGGTTAATTCCTCTCAATTGACGAAAAACAAGTTTGTGGCTATCGAATTTGATACTAAACACGATACTTATTTCAGTGATCCAAATGATAACCATGTTGGTTTGGATATTGATAGCCTTGAATCGATCAAGATAGCTGATCCAATCTTGAAAGGTATTGATTTGAAGAGTGGGGAACCTATTACTACTTGGATTGATTACAAGAATGATTTGGGGCTTTTAAAAGTTTTCATGAGTCATTCCAAGTTGAAGCCCGCCAAGGCAGTATTGAGTGTGCAGATAGATCTTTCTGGGTATCTTAAGGAGGCTATGTATGTTGGGTTTTCAGGCTCTACTGAAGGAAGTACTGAACTTCACTTGATTCAAAGTTGGAGCTTTAGAACCTATGCATTCCTTCCTGTAAGGCCAAAAGCTCATCCACATAATGTATCTGATAGTTCTGTAACAGTAATGGTGCCTCCGATTTCGAGGTCTAATCATAAGCATAACAAAGTGCTTGGCTTGGGTCTTGGGATTGCTGGTCCAGCTTTCTTTTGTGTGTTCTTGGTGGTGTTTGGGTATTTTTCTATCAAGAAGTGGCAGAAAATCCAAGTTGTGAAGAGCCTTAAAGCAGAGCTGGTGACAGGGCCAAAGGAATACAATTACAAAGAACTGAGTTCAGCTACCAAAGGGTTTCATTCCAGCAGAATTATAGGCAGAGGCTCATTTGGGAATGTTTATAAAGCTCATTTCGGAACTTCAGGCGATGTTGCAGCAGTGAAGAGATCAAAACATTCACATGAAGGTAAAGCAGATTTTGTAGCTGAATTGTCTATTATTGCTTGTTTAAGGCACAAAAATTTGGTTCAATTACAAGGTTGGTGTGTAGAGAAGGATGAACTGTTGCTTGTGTATGAGTTTATGCCTTATGGAAGCCTTGATAAGATGCTATATCAGGAACGTGAGTTTGGGATGTTTTTAACTTGGTCTCATAGGAAAAAGATTGCTGTCGGTTTAGCCTCTGCATTGACATATTTGCATCAGGAATGTGAGCAGCAAGTCATACATAGAGACATTAAGACTAGTAATGTAATGCTGGATGGGAATTTCAATGCCAGGCTTGGTGATTTTGGATTGGCAAGGCTTATGGATCATGATAAGAGTCCCGTATCAACACTTACTGCTGGAACAATGGGATACTTGGCTCCTGAGTATCTTCACTATGGAAAAGCAACAGAGAAAACTGATGTTTTTAGTTATGGTGTGGTTATACTTGAATTGGCTTGTGGGAAGAGGCCAATTGAGAGAGACCCAGAAAGCCAAATAATGGTGAATTTGGTTGACTGGGTTTGGGGGTTATATGGAGAAGGGAAGATCATTGAAGCTGCTGATGAAAGATTGAATAAAGAGTTCAATGAGGAAGAGATGAAGAAGCTTTTACTTGTGGGATTGAGCTGTGCTAACCCAGATAGCTTGGAGAGACCTACAATTAGAAGAATTCTGCAGATCCTAAATGGTGAGGCTGAGCCTGTTCTTGTGCCCAAGACAAAACCAACTCTTACTTTTTCTTGTGGTTTACAGTTGACTCTTGATGATATTGTTTCTGATTGTGAATAA